A part of Capsicum annuum cultivar UCD-10X-F1 chromosome 6, UCD10Xv1.1, whole genome shotgun sequence genomic DNA contains:
- the LOC107875883 gene encoding leucine-rich repeat receptor-like serine/threonine/tyrosine-protein kinase SOBIR1, which yields MAPTASHFHLFLSSLFTLFLFVQSKLTLYPPDHAALLLVTKHLGGIGALHDNPCSSAGISCERRGVNRTQVLRVTRIVLRSYGLSGTLSPAIGKLSELKEISLSDNQLSEQIPAQILDCKKLEILELQKNRFTGKVPSKLSSLIRLRVVDFSSNELSGNVNFLEYFPNLEKLSLADNLFTGKIPLSLKSLRNLRFLNLSGNSFLEGPVPVMGQVEHLSADLTGSDIVPKRYILAENSTNQISARGPASRSANVLAPAPAPAPAHSRVAPVHKRSKKKRKIRSWFLGFLAGTFAGAICALLFSVFFKLVMYLIRRGKSDSSLTIYSPLIKKAEDLAFLETENGVASLEMIGKGGCGEVYRAELPGSNGKIIAIKKIMQPPMDAAEIAEEDTKALNKKMRQVKSEIQIVGQIRHRNLLPLLAHMPRPDCHYLVYEYMKNGSLQDILQQVTEGTRVLDWLGRHRIAAGIAAGLEYLHINHTQRIIHRDLKPANVLLDDNMEPRIADFGLAKAVPDAHTHVTTSNVAGTVGYIAPEYHQTLKFTDKCDIYSFGVVLAVLVVGKLPSDDFFQHTSEMSLVKWLRNVMTSDDPKRAIDPNLIGNGYEEQMLLVLKIACFCTMDNPKERPNSKDVRCMLTQIKH from the coding sequence ATGGCTCCCACTGCTTCACATTTCCACTTGTTCCTCTCGTCCCTTTTCACCCTTTTCCTTTTTGTTCAATCAAAACTGACTCTTTATCCACCAGATCATGCTGCACTTTTGCTTGTAACAAAACACTTAGGCGGCATTGGTGCTCTTCACGACAATCCCTGCAGCTCTGCAGGAATATCCTGCGAGCGGCGGGGGGTTAACAGGACGCAAGTTCTGAGAGTCACACGTATTGTGTTGAGATCTTACGGATTGAGTGGAACTTTGTCGCCTGCTATTGGCAAACTTTCTGAGCTCAAAGAGATTTCACTTTCAGACAATCAATTATCTGAACAGATACCTGCTCAGATTCTTGATTGTAAGAAACTGGAGATTCTTGAACTTCAGAAGAACAGGTTTACTGGCAAAGTTCCATCTAAATTGTCATCATTGATTCGTCTTCGGGTCGTTGACTTTTCGTCTAATGAGTTGTCTGGGAATGTCAACTTCTTGGAGTACTTTCCTAATTTGGAGAAACTGTCCCTGGCTGATAACTTGTTCACCGGGAAAATACCACTCTCCCTGAAATCTCTCAGGAATCTCCGTTTCCTGAATCTTTCAGGGAACAGTTTTCTTGAAGGTCCGGTGCCTGTAATGGGTCAAGTTGAGCACTTATCAGCAGATTTGACAGGAAGTGATATCGTTCCTAAACGTTACATTCTTGCTGAGAATTCAACAAATCAGATATCTGCAAGGGGACCTGCTTCGCGTTCAGCAAATGTCCTAGCTCCGGCTCCAGCTCCAGCTCCAGCACACAGTCGTGTTGCACCGGTGCATAAGCGTAgcaagaagaagaggaagatacGATCGTGGTTTCTTGGTTTCCTTGCCGGAACTTTTGCAGGGGCTATATGTGCTTTGCTCTTTTCGGTGTTCTTTAAGCTGGTCATGTACCTCATAAGAAGGGGAAAGAGTGATTCAAGTTTAACAATATACAGTCCGTTGATCAAGAAAGCCGAGGACTTGGCCTTCTTAGAGACAGAAAATGGAGTGGCATCACTTGAAATGATTGGAAAAGGTGGATGTGGAGAAGTTTATAGAGCTGAGTTACCGGGAAGTAACGGGAAGATTATAGCTATAAAGAAGATTATGCAACCCCCAATGGATGCTGCAGAGATCGCTGAGGAAGATACCAAggctttgaacaagaaaatgagacaGGTAAAATCAGAAATTCAAATTGTGGGTCAAATCAGACACCGGAATCTGCTTCCACTACTAGCACATATGCCAAGGCCAGACTGCCATTACTTGGTCTATGAATATATGAAAAATGGGAGCTTACAGGACATCCTCCAGCAAGTCACAGAAGGGACAAGGGTACTAGATTGGTTGGGACGACACCGGATTGCAGCAGGGATAGCTGCTGGGCTTGAGTATCTCCATATAAACCATACTCAACGCATAATTCACAGAGACCTAAAGCCAGCAAATGTCCTTCTTGATGATAATATGGAACCTCGAATTGCTGATTTTGGTCTTGCAAAGGCAGTTCCAGACGCTCATACACATGTTACGACTTCAAATGTTGCAGGAACTGTGGGATATATTGCACCAGAATACCATCAGACTTTGAAGTTTACAGACAAGTGTGATATATACAGCTTCGGCGTGGTTCTAGCAGTGCTGGTAGTAGGAAAGCTTCCATCAGATGACTTTTTCCAGCACACTTCTGAGATGAGTTTAGTGAAGTGGCTGAGAAATGTAATGACTTCTGATGATCCAAAAAGAGCTATTGATCCAAATCTGATAGGAAATGGATATGAGGAGCAAATGCTTTTGGTTCTCAAGATAGCTTGCTTTTGTACTATGGACAATCCAAAAGAGAGGCCTAACAGTAAGGATGTCAGGTGCATGTTAACTCAGATCAAGCATTAA